From the genome of Aquila chrysaetos chrysaetos chromosome 12, bAquChr1.4, whole genome shotgun sequence, one region includes:
- the RWDD3 gene encoding RWD domain-containing protein 3: MLELALEELSALAAIYCEPDACEVLAVSETHGITFRIQISVKELLDTDVLLKLLFHLPVNYPSTLPDISVNSDQLTRAQCMDVKDKLLEQAKKHLSEPMVHDLILWIQQHLKYVIKQSATVCKEKTTLSKGTSTEDGIWMLFLHLDHMRAKTKYVKTVEKWASDLRLTGRLMFMGKIILILLQGDRSNIKEYLILQKTSKVDVDSSGKKCKEKMISVLCETKVQSQHKRFQTFEVKEYSTLDELQKEFETAGLTTLFSEFVPPLLKLKENTGPFDQSSS, encoded by the exons ATGTTGGAGCTGGCGCTGGAGGAGCTCTCGGCTCTCGCCGCCATCTACTGCGAGCCGGACGCCTGCGAGGTGCTGGCGGTCTCAG AGACTCATGGAATCACATTTAGAATTCAAATCAGCGTGAAGGAACTGCTGGATACAGATGTACTTTTAAAGCTGTTATTTCATTTACCAGTCAATTATCCATCAACTCTACCGGATATTTCTGTTAACTCAGACCAGCTTACAAGGGCCCAATGTATGGACGTGAAAGATAAATTACTTGAACAAGCAAAGAAGCATCTTTCTGAACCCATGGTACATGATCTGATTCTTTGGATACAGCAGCATCTTAAATATGTCATTAAGCAATCAGCAAcagtttgcaaggaaaaaactACTTTGTCAAAAGGAACAAGTACGGAGGATGGTATCTGGATGCTCTTCTTGCATTTAGATCACATGAGAGCAAAGACAAAGTACGTcaaaactgtggaaaaatggGCTTCAGATCTAAGGCTGACTGGAAGACTGATGTTCATGGGCAAGATAATATTGATTCTTCTTCAGGGTGACAGGAGCAACATTAAG GAGTACttaattcttcagaaaacttcTAAGGTAGATGTGGACTCAAGcggaaagaaatgcaaagagaaaatgattAGTGTACTGTGTGAGACAAAAGTACAGTCACAGCATAAAAG GTTTCAGACGTTTGAAGTCAAAGAATATTCAACACTGGATGAGCTACAAAAGGAATTTGAAACTGCAGGACTTACAACTCTTTTCTCTGAGTTTGTGCCTCCtctcttaaaattaaaagaaaacactggacCCTTTGACCAAAGCAGTAGTTGA